One part of the Paroedura picta isolate Pp20150507F chromosome 5, Ppicta_v3.0, whole genome shotgun sequence genome encodes these proteins:
- the FMC1 gene encoding protein FMC1 homolog, whose protein sequence is MAALGLPLRTFRSLLRELRYAKGEASRSYRDMAAYQYLKEAFRAHRVTSEKLCRAQHDLHFQAATYNCLLHSVRKHLELHQEYHGSGERSLDEVAGLVGLKLPHQPGGKGWES, encoded by the exons ATGGCGGCCTTGGGGTTGCCGCTGCGCACTTTCCGTTCCCTCCTGCGAGAGCTGCGTTACGCTAAAGGGGAGGCTAGTCGGTCGTACCGAGACATGGCGGCTTATCAGTACTTGAAGGAGGCCTTCCGCGCTCATCgg GTAACCAGTGAAAAATTATGCAGGGCTCAACATGATCTGCATTTCCAGGCTGCCACATATAACTGTCTTTTGCATAGTGTCCGGAAGCACTTAGAACTGCACCAGGAATATCATGGCAGTGGAGAGCGCTCACTTGACGAAGTGGCGGGGCTTGTGGGCCTTAAGCTACCTCATCAACCTGGAGGAAAAGGGTGGGAGTCataa